Proteins encoded by one window of Sphingosinicella sp. BN140058:
- a CDS encoding glycosyltransferase family 2 protein has protein sequence MTLRSDDDTNEGRSAPAAPTTSRTPVIEVALATWQGERFLAEQLDSLFAQTDQNFTLLVADDGSRDATVAILEDYSARYPNRIRVVERAKQSSGALGNFARLIDRASADYLMFCDHDDIWLPNKIALTRQRMSELEDLHGKATPLLVHTDLAVVDEHLQVIGPSFFRYSRIDPSRNGVVGLLTANVATGCTILANRALYEKARPIAPEAMMHDHWLALVAANFGVISWVDEPTILYRQHGRNAIGAKSGGTASLIHRVTQTLFSDDRERVMRRYSGQAAAFLARYGDEMTPAARRATEALATIWSTSRWRRFGRLRRNGLGLSGFVRNAALFVVVTRSKGDRGYA, from the coding sequence CGACACGAATGAGGGACGCAGCGCGCCTGCCGCTCCGACGACCTCCCGAACGCCCGTGATCGAAGTCGCGCTGGCCACCTGGCAGGGCGAGCGCTTCCTTGCGGAACAGCTCGATTCCCTGTTCGCGCAGACCGACCAGAATTTCACTCTGCTCGTGGCCGACGACGGCTCGCGCGACGCGACGGTGGCGATTCTCGAAGACTATTCCGCCCGTTATCCGAACCGCATCCGGGTGGTGGAACGCGCGAAACAGAGTTCGGGCGCGCTCGGCAACTTCGCCAGGCTGATCGATCGGGCGTCTGCCGACTATCTGATGTTCTGCGACCATGACGACATTTGGTTGCCCAACAAGATTGCGCTCACCCGTCAGCGGATGTCGGAACTGGAAGATCTCCACGGCAAGGCGACGCCGCTCCTCGTCCACACCGACCTCGCCGTTGTCGACGAGCACCTTCAGGTGATCGGTCCGTCCTTCTTCCGATACTCCAGGATCGATCCATCGCGAAACGGCGTGGTCGGATTGCTCACCGCCAATGTCGCCACAGGATGCACGATCCTTGCGAACCGCGCACTTTACGAGAAGGCGCGTCCGATCGCGCCAGAAGCGATGATGCACGATCATTGGCTTGCGCTCGTCGCCGCGAACTTCGGCGTGATTTCGTGGGTCGACGAGCCCACGATCCTCTATCGCCAGCATGGCCGGAATGCGATCGGGGCAAAGAGCGGCGGAACCGCGTCGCTGATCCACCGCGTGACCCAGACTTTGTTCAGTGACGATCGGGAGCGGGTGATGCGCCGCTATTCCGGGCAGGCGGCGGCGTTTCTGGCTCGCTATGGAGACGAGATGACGCCAGCGGCACGTCGCGCCACGGAAGCGCTCGCCACGATCTGGTCCACCAGTCGGTGGCGCCGCTTCGGCCGCCTGCGGCGCAATGGACTCGGCCTTTCCGGTTTCGTCCGCAACGCCGCGCTGTTCGTCGTCGTCACGCGGTCGAAGGGCGATCGCGGCTACGCCTGA
- a CDS encoding TrbG/VirB9 family P-type conjugative transfer protein yields MPWIRAIVPLSIACAAVAASPLAAQLRPVPGPGDPHIQFVDYVSDQVIVLEATPGYQMMIELAPDERVENVAVGDSAAWQVSANRNGNALFVKALTGGVSTNMTAITNVRVYSFELSPVTTTGNLAYTIRFRYPQTGAESEARNAEGEGRYRLRGKKALLPSEMSDDGVLTYIRWPRERSLPAVYAVSDTGKEMLVNGMMREDDVFVIDGVSGKLVFRIDKEVATATRQRMAK; encoded by the coding sequence ATGCCGTGGATCCGCGCGATCGTGCCGCTTTCCATCGCGTGCGCCGCAGTCGCGGCATCGCCCCTGGCCGCGCAGCTGCGCCCGGTGCCGGGACCGGGCGACCCGCACATCCAGTTCGTCGATTACGTGTCCGACCAGGTCATCGTGCTTGAGGCGACTCCGGGCTATCAGATGATGATCGAACTCGCGCCGGACGAGCGGGTCGAGAATGTCGCGGTGGGCGACAGCGCCGCCTGGCAGGTGAGCGCCAATCGCAACGGTAATGCCCTCTTCGTCAAGGCGCTCACCGGCGGCGTGTCGACGAACATGACGGCGATCACCAATGTGCGGGTCTACAGCTTCGAGCTGTCGCCGGTGACCACCACCGGCAACCTCGCTTACACCATTCGCTTCCGGTATCCGCAGACCGGGGCCGAGAGCGAGGCGCGCAACGCCGAAGGGGAGGGACGATACCGGCTCCGCGGCAAGAAGGCGCTGCTGCCGAGCGAGATGAGCGACGACGGCGTCCTGACCTATATAAGATGGCCGCGCGAACGGTCGCTCCCGGCCGTCTACGCGGTGAGCGACACCGGCAAGGAGATGCTGGTCAACGGCATGATGCGCGAAGACGACGTGTTCGTGATCGATGGCGTATCAGGCAAACTCGTCTTCCGCATCGACAAGGAGGTCGCCACCGCAACCCGTCAGCGGATGGCGAAATAG
- a CDS encoding bifunctional 2-polyprenyl-6-hydroxyphenol methylase/3-demethylubiquinol 3-O-methyltransferase UbiG, with protein sequence MELESLGRCPVCGSTDRTLRFDGVADGVFGTPGNWDFWSCGCGILYLDPRPTEASIGEAYALYYTHASSGPPLRWRDDGWRGAIRRGYLNARYGYSFADASLLGALTWRLRRGAVKNLDFMIRHLPSPPRPVCTILDVGCGNGDFLAVAEDLGYRACGLDPDPEAVAVARARGHDVRCASLPGSGVQPASFDHVFMNHVLEHFHDPVAALREARALLVPGGRLWISLPNLGAIGLRRFGPRWRGLEPPRHLALFDAPRLAALLGELGFQRIELLPAEEAALFYFRQSQAIASGTDPNDEADPPGWEDVRSLAVAANRRGRRDPLVAESLTMIASTPLT encoded by the coding sequence ATGGAGCTCGAATCTCTTGGCCGCTGCCCGGTTTGCGGCAGCACCGACCGTACGCTCCGCTTCGACGGAGTCGCCGACGGCGTTTTCGGAACGCCCGGCAACTGGGATTTCTGGTCATGCGGGTGCGGCATCCTTTATCTGGATCCACGGCCGACCGAGGCGTCGATCGGAGAGGCGTACGCCCTTTACTATACGCATGCCAGTTCGGGACCGCCGCTGCGCTGGCGTGATGACGGCTGGCGGGGAGCAATCCGACGCGGTTATCTCAACGCCCGCTACGGCTACAGCTTCGCCGATGCTTCGCTGCTGGGTGCGCTGACCTGGCGCCTCCGCCGTGGCGCGGTGAAAAATCTCGACTTCATGATCCGCCACTTGCCGAGCCCACCGCGCCCCGTGTGCACGATCCTCGACGTCGGCTGCGGCAATGGTGATTTCCTCGCGGTCGCCGAGGATCTTGGCTACCGCGCATGCGGACTGGATCCGGATCCCGAAGCCGTCGCGGTGGCGCGCGCGCGCGGCCACGACGTCCGCTGCGCGAGCCTTCCCGGAAGCGGTGTTCAACCCGCAAGCTTCGACCATGTGTTCATGAATCACGTCCTCGAGCATTTCCATGATCCGGTCGCGGCACTCCGAGAGGCTCGAGCATTGCTCGTCCCCGGTGGCAGACTCTGGATATCGCTCCCCAATCTGGGGGCGATCGGGCTCCGGCGCTTCGGCCCACGATGGCGTGGACTGGAGCCTCCTCGCCATCTTGCGCTCTTCGATGCGCCGCGCCTCGCCGCGCTGCTTGGCGAGCTTGGCTTCCAGCGCATCGAATTGTTGCCTGCCGAAGAGGCCGCCCTGTTCTACTTTCGCCAGAGCCAGGCGATCGCAAGCGGCACGGATCCCAATGACGAGGCGGACCCGCCCGGATGGGAGGATGTGCGCAGCCTTGCCGTCGCTGCCAATCGCCGTGGGAGGCGTGATCCCCTGGTCGCCGAGTCGCTGACGATGATCGCGTCGACGCCGCTGACGTGA